A region from the Cannabis sativa cultivar Pink pepper isolate KNU-18-1 chromosome 9, ASM2916894v1, whole genome shotgun sequence genome encodes:
- the LOC115724068 gene encoding protein C2-DOMAIN ABA-RELATED 4, which produces MENSLGLLKIHVQRGVNLAIRDSATSDPYVVLKLGKQKVKTCVVKKNVNPEWNDLLTLLVSDPNTPVKLCVYDKDTFSFDDKMGDAEFEIGPYIKALKMGLKGLPNGTIITKVQPNRQNCLAEESRIYFNNGKVVQDMVLRLRNVECGEVELQLQWVNI; this is translated from the exons ATGGAGAATAGTTTGGGTCTTCTTAAAATTCACGTACAGAGGGGTGTAAACCTTGCTATCAGAGACTCCGCAACCAGTGACCCATATGTTGTTCTCAAGCTGGGAAAGCAG AAGGTGAAGACTTGTGTGGTAAAGAAAAATGTGAACCCGGAATGGAATGATCTTCTCACTCTGTTAGTTTCAGATCCAAATACTCCAGTCAAGCTG TGTGTATATGACAAAGACACCTTCAGCTTTGATGACAAAATGGGTGATGCAGAGTTtgaaataggtccatatattaAGGCCTTAAAGATGGGCTTAAAGGGCCTCCCAAATGGAACCATAATCACAAAAGTCCAGCCGAACAGGCAGAACTGCCTAGCTGAAGAGAGCCGAATTTATTTCAACAATGGCAAAGTTGTTCAGGATATGGTTCTGAGACTGAGGAATGTAGAGTGTGGTGAAGTTGAACTTCAACTGCAGTGGGTTAATATCTAA